The following proteins are co-located in the Methylomonas sp. 11b genome:
- a CDS encoding putative bifunctional diguanylate cyclase/phosphodiesterase, giving the protein MNPADLRRYAEQKLAARPLKSKKSPIDEQRLLHELLVHQIELETVIENLRHTQDELAVSQARYFDLYDLAPVGYLTVSAQDIILEANLTATQLLGVPRHALHSQVLSRYIAFADQDIYYLHRKALIESKQAQTCELNFVKADGDDFCVRLEMNLAIAADGEQILRIVISDVSREKTKDQFLRQAAAMFETAREGVMVTDADMRILVVNRAFSELTGYSADEVLGKTPKTLKSGRQDQAFYVDMWGQINDSGYWQGEIWNRRKDGEIYPQMLSISAVRDENNRVTHYVGVFSDISQLKDAVARLEFLAHHDPLTSLPNRLLLFARLEHCIGLSRRERKAAALLMLDLDRFKDVNDSFGHLAGDELLQQVAAKLSSRLRGIDTVTRLGGDEFAILLEDLAHPQDAALVAAEIIESLNEPWRLSNGSEVRVGVSIGISLLPEHGNSSEELLQHADAALYRAKAEGRGNFKYFSEDLTQAALRRINLESLLRRALRRQELLVYYQPQVDISTGRIIGAEALLRWHHAEEGVIPPSQFIPVAEEIGLIAEIGEWVLKEVCRQGRRWLDAGLAPIKLAVNLSPHQLRHGDIAASIAAILSQTGFPPELLELELTESALMERETEVVLVLCKLQALGVRLAIDDFGTGYSSLAYLKHFPLDILKIDKTFIDDIPQLEDDKEIASAIIGMGHTLRLQVLAEGVETQEQLDFLQEHGCDFYQGYLKSPALAAAEFSALLQSQL; this is encoded by the coding sequence ATGAATCCCGCCGACTTACGCCGCTATGCCGAGCAAAAGCTCGCCGCTCGTCCGCTGAAAAGCAAAAAATCGCCAATCGACGAACAGCGCTTGCTGCATGAGTTGCTGGTGCATCAGATTGAACTGGAAACAGTCATCGAAAATTTACGCCACACGCAAGACGAGTTGGCGGTATCACAGGCGCGTTATTTCGATTTATACGATTTGGCGCCGGTAGGCTATTTGACCGTCAGTGCGCAAGACATCATCCTGGAAGCCAATCTTACCGCCACTCAATTACTGGGCGTGCCGCGCCATGCTTTGCATTCCCAAGTCCTAAGCCGCTACATCGCCTTTGCCGACCAGGACATTTATTATCTGCACCGCAAAGCGCTAATCGAAAGCAAGCAAGCGCAGACCTGTGAGCTTAATTTTGTGAAGGCGGACGGCGACGATTTCTGCGTCAGACTGGAAATGAATCTGGCGATTGCCGCAGATGGCGAGCAGATTCTGCGGATTGTAATCAGCGACGTTAGTCGGGAAAAAACCAAAGACCAATTTTTACGCCAGGCGGCGGCCATGTTCGAAACCGCCCGTGAAGGCGTGATGGTTACCGATGCCGATATGCGGATTTTGGTGGTTAATCGGGCTTTTAGCGAATTAACCGGCTATTCGGCGGATGAAGTGTTAGGAAAAACGCCGAAAACCCTGAAGTCCGGCCGGCAGGACCAAGCCTTTTACGTGGATATGTGGGGGCAGATTAACGACAGCGGTTATTGGCAAGGCGAAATTTGGAATCGGCGCAAGGATGGCGAGATTTATCCGCAAATGCTCAGCATCAGCGCGGTACGCGACGAAAATAATCGGGTGACGCATTACGTTGGGGTGTTTTCCGATATTTCCCAGCTCAAGGATGCAGTCGCCCGCCTGGAGTTTTTGGCTCACCACGATCCTCTAACCAGTTTGCCTAATCGTTTGTTATTGTTTGCGCGCCTGGAACATTGCATAGGCTTGTCGCGCCGCGAACGGAAAGCGGCGGCCTTGTTGATGCTCGATCTGGATCGATTTAAAGACGTTAACGACAGCTTCGGCCATTTGGCCGGCGACGAATTGCTGCAACAAGTGGCGGCAAAATTAAGCAGCCGGCTGCGCGGCATCGACACCGTGACCCGTCTGGGCGGCGACGAATTTGCCATATTGCTGGAAGATTTGGCGCATCCGCAGGATGCGGCGCTGGTAGCCGCCGAGATTATCGAATCGCTCAACGAACCGTGGCGTTTGTCCAACGGTTCCGAAGTGCGGGTTGGTGTCAGCATAGGCATCAGTTTACTGCCGGAACATGGCAACAGCTCCGAAGAGCTTTTGCAACACGCGGACGCGGCTTTATATCGCGCCAAAGCGGAAGGGCGCGGTAATTTTAAATATTTCTCGGAAGACCTGACCCAAGCGGCCTTGCGCCGTATCAATTTGGAGTCGTTATTGCGGCGGGCGCTGCGTCGTCAAGAATTACTGGTTTATTATCAACCGCAAGTAGACATCAGCACGGGCCGCATTATCGGCGCGGAAGCCTTGTTGCGCTGGCATCATGCGGAGGAGGGCGTGATACCGCCCAGCCAGTTCATCCCGGTGGCCGAGGAAATCGGCCTGATAGCCGAGATCGGTGAATGGGTGTTAAAGGAAGTATGTAGGCAAGGTAGGCGTTGGCTGGATGCTGGGTTAGCGCCGATCAAACTGGCGGTCAATCTGTCGCCGCATCAGCTACGGCATGGCGACATAGCCGCCAGTATTGCTGCGATACTCAGCCAAACCGGCTTTCCGCCCGAGCTGTTAGAGTTGGAATTAACCGAAAGCGCGTTGATGGAGAGGGAAACGGAGGTGGTGTTGGTCCTCTGTAAGCTACAGGCCTTGGGTGTGCGGCTGGCCATCGACGATTTCGGCACCGGTTATTCTTCGCTGGCTTATCTCAAGCATTTTCCGTTAGACATTCTGAAAATCGATAAAACTTTTATCGACGACATTCCGCAGTTGGAAGACGACAAAGAAATCGCCTCGGCGATTATCGGTATGGGCCATACCTTGCGTTTGCAAGTGTTGGCGGAAGGCGTGGAAACCCAAGAACAACTGGATTTTCTGCAAGAACATGGCTGCGATTTTTATCAGGGCTATTTGAAAAGCCCGGCGCTGGCGGCTGCGGAGTTTTCTGCGTTGTTGCAGAGCCAACTTTGA
- a CDS encoding Crp/Fnr family transcriptional regulator, whose protein sequence is MSSIPAVPAANRLLNALPDSDRQHLLAHCEPVDLSFAEVLYLAGTKIPHVYFPIDSFISLVTPVDGDTGLEVGLIGDEGILGITLTLGVDIAPFQALVQGAGSALRISVPLFLQELERSRPLQLELKRYLYVSMSQLAQTAACNRFHLVEARLARWLLMTHDRAHADTFHVTHIFLAYILGVRRVGITKAALSLQEQKLISYRRGDITVLDRGGLEGAACECYRTERDTYERILGT, encoded by the coding sequence GTGTCGTCCATACCCGCTGTTCCCGCGGCCAATCGCCTCTTGAATGCCCTACCGGATAGTGACCGCCAGCACTTGCTTGCCCACTGCGAACCGGTCGATCTAAGCTTTGCGGAAGTGCTCTATCTAGCTGGCACCAAGATTCCGCATGTGTATTTTCCAATCGATAGTTTTATTTCCCTGGTAACGCCGGTCGATGGCGATACCGGTCTGGAAGTGGGCTTAATCGGGGACGAAGGTATTTTGGGCATCACCCTGACATTGGGTGTCGATATCGCGCCATTTCAAGCGCTGGTGCAAGGCGCAGGTTCGGCATTGCGTATAAGCGTACCTTTGTTTTTACAGGAACTGGAACGTAGCAGGCCCTTACAGCTGGAGTTAAAACGCTACTTATATGTATCCATGAGTCAATTGGCGCAAACCGCGGCCTGCAACCGCTTTCATCTGGTGGAAGCGCGTCTGGCGCGTTGGTTGCTGATGACGCATGACCGCGCGCACGCCGACACATTCCATGTCACGCATATTTTCCTGGCCTATATCTTGGGTGTACGGCGAGTCGGCATCACCAAAGCCGCGCTGTCCTTGCAGGAACAAAAGTTGATCAGCTATCGGCGCGGGGATATTACGGTTCTGGATCGTGGCGGCCTGGAAGGCGCTGCTTGCGAATGCTATCGAACCGAGCGGGACACTTACGAGCGTATTTTAGGGACTTGA
- a CDS encoding DUF4870 family protein, which translates to MNTTITNEKPTEDFAALKKLTATVYLCQVLTFAFAGLPLLVGVAINFFYRNNVKGTWLESHFNWQIKTVWVTLAGFALSGLVLMLDIQLSLIVLLPTLLLLIYRIVIGWTNLTAEKSLQDLS; encoded by the coding sequence ATGAACACGACAATTACAAACGAAAAACCCACCGAAGATTTCGCAGCGTTGAAAAAACTGACTGCAACAGTCTATCTATGCCAAGTATTAACCTTTGCCTTTGCCGGCTTACCGCTATTAGTCGGCGTAGCGATTAATTTTTTCTACCGCAACAATGTCAAAGGCACTTGGCTGGAATCGCATTTTAATTGGCAGATCAAAACCGTCTGGGTGACGTTGGCAGGCTTTGCCTTGTCCGGTCTAGTGTTGATGCTGGACATACAACTTAGCTTGATTGTGTTGCTTCCGACCTTACTGTTGCTGATCTACAGAATCGTCATTGGCTGGACAAATTTGACTGCCGAGAAGTCTTTGCAAGATCTGAGTTAA
- a CDS encoding efflux transporter outer membrane subunit: protein MPHKPAWIIILIAAGGCTVGPDYREPTTDVPVSWQAESSKPAITTSDPKPLQNWWLRFNDVSLNALMAKALAGNLDLKIALTRIDQARAERRGTQAELFPTVNIKAGAQRQDNPLPALAPGLRYNMFELGFDALWEIDLFGRQQRRLEAALAELDGANAGYRQTLVTLSAELARGYVEYRSTQNQLRITTSNLQTQQATLSLTEKLFNEGVVARHEVVRARALTETTMAQIPALQAKLTGLLRQLELLIGAHPGTLALELSELGAVPQAAGIDLLTSPAATLRNRPDLQIAERKLAAATALQGAAVAELFPKISLSAFLGLRSTDLESLFKSAAFSYGTAANLLQPLLNFGRVRAGIDLADARQQEAFLTYEKTVLEALRETETVLSRYLNEEQRRQLLASSTLDLRESLRLSQLRYQEGVISFLDVLDSQRSLYAAEIELARSEADTSTHLIAVYKALGGGPDISTVQSQLSEDQ, encoded by the coding sequence ATGCCGCATAAGCCGGCATGGATAATCATCTTGATCGCTGCTGGCGGTTGTACCGTTGGCCCGGATTACCGTGAACCGACAACGGATGTTCCGGTTAGTTGGCAGGCTGAAAGCAGCAAGCCGGCCATAACAACATCAGACCCCAAGCCCTTGCAAAACTGGTGGCTGCGCTTTAACGATGTGTCCTTGAATGCATTGATGGCCAAAGCCTTGGCCGGCAATCTGGATCTAAAAATCGCCCTGACCCGAATCGATCAGGCCCGAGCCGAACGACGCGGCACGCAAGCAGAGTTATTCCCCACCGTAAATATTAAGGCCGGTGCGCAACGCCAGGACAACCCATTACCGGCCTTGGCGCCAGGACTTCGTTACAACATGTTCGAACTGGGTTTCGACGCGCTATGGGAAATCGACTTATTCGGCCGCCAACAACGGCGTCTGGAAGCGGCTTTGGCCGAGCTTGATGGTGCAAACGCCGGCTACCGGCAAACGCTGGTCACACTGAGCGCGGAGCTGGCCCGCGGTTACGTCGAATACCGCAGCACCCAGAACCAACTACGCATCACCACTTCTAATCTACAAACCCAGCAAGCCACGCTGTCACTCACCGAAAAACTGTTCAACGAAGGCGTGGTTGCTCGCCATGAAGTGGTACGCGCCCGCGCGCTGACCGAAACCACGATGGCGCAAATTCCGGCCTTGCAAGCCAAACTGACCGGCTTGCTGCGGCAACTGGAACTGCTGATTGGCGCGCATCCCGGCACTCTGGCGCTTGAGTTAAGCGAGTTGGGCGCGGTACCGCAGGCAGCGGGCATAGACCTGTTGACCTCACCGGCAGCAACGCTACGCAACCGGCCGGATTTGCAAATCGCCGAGCGCAAGCTGGCCGCCGCCACTGCACTGCAAGGCGCGGCTGTCGCTGAACTGTTTCCGAAAATTTCCTTGTCCGCCTTTCTTGGCCTGCGCAGCACGGACTTGGAATCCTTATTCAAATCGGCGGCTTTCTCCTATGGCACCGCCGCCAATCTACTGCAACCTTTACTCAATTTTGGCAGGGTCCGCGCCGGCATCGATCTGGCCGACGCGCGGCAACAGGAAGCTTTTCTGACCTACGAAAAAACCGTGCTTGAAGCGCTGCGCGAAACCGAAACCGTGTTGAGTAGATATTTAAATGAAGAGCAGCGCCGACAGTTACTAGCCAGCTCCACGCTGGACTTGCGCGAATCGCTGAGGCTGTCGCAACTACGCTATCAGGAAGGCGTCATCTCGTTCTTGGATGTGCTGGACTCGCAACGCAGCCTGTATGCCGCCGAAATCGAACTGGCCCGCTCCGAAGCAGACACTTCCACCCATCTGATTGCGGTGTATAAAGCCCTGGGCGGCGGCCCGGATATTAGCACCGTGCAATCGCAGCTTTCCGAGGATCAATAA
- a CDS encoding HlyD family secretion protein yields MASVKEPAKPETATAPPTKPARSIRKFILPGLALLAVAILVWWWLRPAPLPEAIVTGNGRIEATEIDIATKTAGRIIEILPHEGDFVASGMVLARMDTQVLQAQQTEAQAQVRHAESARITAKAVIVQRQSERNAALAVVAQRQAEFDAANKRLKRSQRLVGEGATPQQEVDDDQARVLGMQAAINAAQAQVAAAGAGIEAAKSQAVASQTLIEAAQATVSRLQADIEDSVLKAPRDGRIQYRVAEPGEVLAAGGRVLNMVDLADVYMTFFLPTEAAGKVALGSEIRLVLDAVPDLVIPATASFVASVAQFTPKTVETETERLKLMFRVRARLDTELLKRHLNQVKTGVPGVAYVKIDSKAEWPANLAIKLPQ; encoded by the coding sequence ATGGCTAGCGTAAAGGAACCGGCCAAACCGGAAACCGCAACTGCACCGCCGACGAAACCGGCTCGCTCAATACGCAAGTTCATCTTGCCGGGCCTGGCATTGCTAGCCGTAGCGATTCTGGTTTGGTGGTGGTTGCGCCCTGCCCCGCTGCCGGAAGCCATTGTCACCGGCAATGGCCGCATCGAAGCCACCGAGATTGACATTGCCACCAAAACCGCTGGCAGGATTATCGAGATTTTGCCGCATGAAGGCGATTTTGTAGCATCCGGCATGGTGCTGGCGCGGATGGACACCCAAGTATTACAAGCGCAGCAAACTGAAGCACAAGCCCAAGTTCGCCACGCTGAAAGCGCCCGAATCACCGCCAAGGCAGTCATCGTGCAGCGCCAAAGCGAACGCAACGCCGCGCTTGCGGTGGTGGCGCAACGCCAAGCCGAATTCGATGCCGCCAACAAACGCTTAAAACGTTCGCAACGCCTGGTCGGCGAAGGTGCAACGCCGCAACAGGAAGTCGATGACGATCAGGCTAGAGTGCTGGGTATGCAGGCGGCGATCAATGCCGCGCAAGCTCAGGTCGCCGCGGCGGGTGCCGGTATCGAAGCGGCGAAATCGCAGGCGGTAGCTTCACAAACCCTAATCGAAGCCGCCCAGGCGACCGTTAGTCGTTTACAAGCCGATATTGAAGACAGCGTATTGAAAGCGCCGCGTGACGGTCGCATCCAATACCGGGTCGCCGAGCCCGGCGAAGTGTTGGCGGCCGGTGGCCGGGTGTTGAACATGGTCGATCTCGCCGACGTATATATGACTTTTTTCCTGCCTACCGAAGCGGCCGGCAAGGTCGCCTTAGGGAGTGAGATCCGACTGGTGCTGGATGCAGTGCCGGACTTGGTGATTCCGGCCACAGCCAGTTTTGTCGCTAGTGTCGCCCAGTTCACCCCCAAAACGGTGGAAACCGAAACCGAACGCCTGAAGTTGATGTTTCGGGTGCGCGCCAGACTCGATACGGAATTGCTGAAACGCCATCTCAATCAAGTCAAAACCGGTGTGCCCGGCGTGGCCTATGTGAAGATAGACTCGAAAGCAGAGTGGCCGGCCAATCTGGCTATCAAACTACCGCAATGA
- the rbbA gene encoding ribosome-associated ATPase/putative transporter RbbA: protein MNTSVAAKPVVSIHNLSLRYGEQLALDNLNLDLPANQMLGLIGPDGVGKSSLMSLLTGARRIQQGKIEVLGGDMADASHRRAVCPRIAYMPQGLGKNLYLTLSVFENVDFFGRLFGQQQAEREQRIAELLKSTNLETFRDRPAGQLSGGMKQKLGLCCALIHDPDLLVLDEPTTGVDPLSRAQFWELIARLRQRRAGMSVLVSTAYMDEAERFDWLVAMDAGKILATGTAAELRAQAKADSLEEAFILLLPEAKRRGHHAIVIPPRQSSGEDIAIEAHDLSMRFGEFLAVDNVSLRIARGEIFGFLGSNGCGKSTTMKMLTGLLQPSSGTALLFGQVVDAGNLATRKRVGYMSQAFSLYSELTVRQNLELHAKLFHLPATEIPGRVAEMAQRFQLDAVLDTLPDALPLGIRQRLSLAVAMIHRPDLLILDEPTSGVDPIERDRFWEMMIELSRHDQVTIFISTHFMNEAERCDRISLMHAGKVLASDTPAALVKDSGHATLEEAFIGYLQKASGSEADAEASTEAAVVVSPQTQAEQAGAGFSLTRLYSYTLREALELRRDPIRASIALVGTLFLMFTFGYGITMDVEDLRFAVLDRDQTTLSNNYALDLGGSRYFLPRPPLADYAELDQRMRSGELSLALEIPPNFARDLERGDQVKIGAWIDGAMPTRAENVIGYVQAMHQGWLMEMARSRSTTRQPAGLMKIETRFRYNADVKSLPAMVPAVIPILLMLIPAMLSALSVVREKELGSILNLYVTPVTKFEFLVGKQLPYIAVGMLNFLLLSILAIFVFGVPFKGNFLTLTVAALLYVTASTGIGLLISTFTNSQIAAIFATFLTTFIPSTRFSGMIDPVSSLEGGARLMGETFPGAYFLTICRGTFSKALGFAELGPSLWPLALAIPIIVGLSVLLLKKQER from the coding sequence ATGAATACCTCAGTCGCAGCCAAACCAGTGGTGAGCATACACAACCTAAGTTTGCGCTACGGCGAACAGTTGGCATTGGATAATCTGAATCTGGATTTGCCGGCCAATCAAATGCTGGGCTTGATCGGCCCAGACGGCGTCGGCAAGTCCAGCCTGATGTCCTTGCTGACCGGCGCACGGAGAATACAACAAGGCAAGATCGAGGTGTTGGGCGGTGACATGGCCGATGCCAGCCATCGCCGCGCCGTGTGTCCGCGCATTGCTTATATGCCGCAAGGGCTGGGCAAAAATCTTTACCTAACGTTATCGGTGTTCGAAAACGTCGATTTCTTTGGCCGGCTGTTTGGTCAACAGCAAGCCGAGCGCGAGCAACGCATCGCCGAATTACTGAAGAGCACCAACCTGGAAACCTTCCGCGACCGCCCTGCCGGGCAATTGTCCGGCGGCATGAAACAAAAACTGGGTTTGTGCTGCGCCTTGATCCACGACCCTGACCTGTTGGTGCTGGACGAACCTACCACCGGCGTCGATCCGCTGTCGCGCGCCCAATTTTGGGAGCTGATCGCCCGCCTGCGTCAGCGCCGCGCTGGGATGAGCGTGCTGGTTTCTACGGCGTACATGGACGAAGCCGAGCGCTTTGATTGGCTGGTGGCGATGGATGCCGGCAAGATACTGGCAACCGGCACCGCCGCCGAACTGCGTGCGCAAGCAAAAGCCGATAGTTTGGAAGAAGCCTTTATCTTATTGCTACCGGAAGCCAAACGCCGCGGCCACCATGCCATCGTGATTCCGCCAAGGCAAAGCAGTGGCGAGGATATCGCTATCGAAGCACATGATTTAAGCATGCGCTTTGGCGAATTTCTGGCGGTGGACAATGTCAGCCTGCGCATCGCCCGCGGCGAGATTTTTGGATTTCTGGGCTCCAACGGCTGCGGCAAATCCACCACTATGAAAATGCTCACCGGCTTGTTGCAACCAAGCTCAGGAACGGCTTTATTGTTCGGACAGGTGGTCGACGCCGGCAATCTGGCCACTCGCAAACGGGTGGGTTATATGTCGCAAGCCTTCTCACTGTATTCCGAACTGACGGTCAGGCAAAACCTGGAACTGCACGCCAAGCTTTTTCATCTGCCGGCCACGGAAATCCCTGGCCGGGTTGCCGAAATGGCTCAGCGCTTCCAGCTCGATGCGGTTTTGGATACCTTGCCCGATGCACTGCCGCTCGGCATTAGGCAACGCCTGTCGTTGGCGGTAGCGATGATCCACCGACCGGATCTGTTAATTCTCGATGAGCCGACTTCCGGTGTCGATCCTATCGAGCGCGACCGCTTCTGGGAAATGATGATAGAACTGTCGCGCCACGACCAGGTCACTATTTTTATTTCCACCCACTTCATGAACGAAGCCGAGCGTTGCGACCGCATCTCGCTGATGCACGCTGGCAAGGTGCTGGCCAGCGATACGCCTGCGGCCTTGGTGAAAGATAGCGGTCACGCAACGCTTGAGGAAGCCTTTATCGGCTATTTGCAAAAAGCTAGCGGTAGCGAGGCAGACGCCGAAGCATCTACCGAAGCAGCGGTGGTGGTGTCCCCGCAAACCCAAGCCGAGCAAGCCGGCGCCGGCTTTAGTTTGACCCGTCTTTACAGTTACACGCTGCGCGAAGCTTTGGAGCTACGCCGCGACCCGATCCGCGCTTCGATTGCTTTGGTCGGTACCTTGTTTCTGATGTTTACCTTCGGTTACGGCATTACCATGGATGTGGAGGACTTGCGCTTTGCGGTACTGGACCGCGACCAAACCACGCTGAGTAACAATTACGCGCTGGATTTGGGTGGCTCACGTTATTTTCTGCCCAGGCCGCCACTGGCCGATTACGCCGAACTCGATCAACGCATGCGCAGCGGCGAACTGAGTTTGGCATTGGAAATACCGCCCAACTTTGCCAGAGATTTGGAGCGTGGCGATCAAGTCAAGATCGGCGCCTGGATAGACGGCGCCATGCCGACCCGTGCCGAAAACGTCATCGGCTATGTGCAAGCCATGCACCAGGGCTGGCTAATGGAAATGGCCCGCAGCCGCAGCACCACCCGGCAGCCCGCCGGCTTGATGAAAATAGAAACCCGCTTTCGATACAACGCCGACGTCAAAAGCTTGCCGGCCATGGTGCCGGCGGTGATACCCATTTTGTTGATGCTGATCCCGGCCATGCTTAGCGCTCTTAGTGTGGTCCGCGAAAAAGAACTGGGATCAATATTAAATTTATATGTCACCCCAGTGACCAAATTTGAGTTTCTGGTCGGCAAGCAGTTGCCCTACATCGCAGTCGGTATGCTGAATTTTTTACTGCTGTCTATCCTGGCAATCTTTGTATTTGGCGTGCCTTTCAAAGGCAATTTTCTGACTTTGACAGTCGCCGCCCTGCTTTATGTCACGGCCTCGACCGGCATAGGCCTGCTGATTTCCACCTTCACCAACAGCCAAATCGCGGCCATCTTCGCCACCTTTCTGACCACCTTTATCCCCTCCACCCGCTTTTCCGGGATGATAGATCCGGTGTCTTCGCTGGAAGGCGGCGCCCGGCTGATGGGCGAAACCTTCCCCGGCGCCTACTTCCTGACCATATGCCGCGGCACATTTTCCAAAGCCCTGGGTTTCGCCGAACTCGGCCCATCGCTATGGCCACTGGCGCTGGCAATCCCGATTATCGTCGGACTGAGCGTGCTGCTGTTGAAAAAACAGGAACGTTGA